In one Pirellulales bacterium genomic region, the following are encoded:
- a CDS encoding response regulator transcription factor yields the protein MQSNQADGASHLPIENYGWDESRPTSKEGVLPSRSQVTVVVVDKEQLVADLMASVIRSFGMNVVGAFSSLDPFLNAVSQRPPSLAIIDARLPDVQQAIGKVRSLTPRVAFVVMDDVFRDYGLNRALSCGAEGYLTKQDPLEKLEAALDVISTNVGSSRLLTANHRGKRCTRNPAFLSEREIEVLRLLATGLTLPCCAFALGISANALENHKAHIVRKINARRTEAA from the coding sequence ATGCAATCGAATCAGGCAGACGGCGCAAGTCACCTCCCTATTGAGAATTATGGCTGGGACGAATCCCGTCCGACCAGCAAGGAAGGCGTCCTACCTAGTCGATCGCAGGTGACGGTCGTGGTCGTCGACAAGGAGCAATTGGTTGCTGACCTCATGGCCAGCGTGATTCGGTCATTCGGCATGAATGTCGTGGGAGCCTTTTCCAGCCTTGATCCGTTCCTGAATGCCGTTTCGCAGCGTCCGCCGTCGCTGGCGATCATCGACGCAAGATTGCCGGACGTGCAGCAGGCCATTGGAAAAGTCAGGTCCCTGACGCCGCGCGTCGCGTTTGTGGTCATGGACGACGTTTTCCGAGATTACGGACTCAATCGCGCATTATCCTGCGGGGCAGAAGGCTATTTGACCAAACAGGATCCGCTCGAAAAGCTCGAAGCCGCTCTCGACGTTATCTCTACGAACGTTGGGTCATCCCGCCTCTTAACGGCAAATCACCGGGGTAAGCGCTGCACGCGCAATCCCGCCTTTCTGAGTGAACGGGAAATTGAGGTGCTCCGGCTTCTCGCCACGGGTCTGACCCTGCCTTGCTGCGCTTTCGCACTGGGGATCAGTGCCAACGCGCTGGAGAACCATAAGGCACATATCGTTCGCAAAATTAACGCGCGCCGCACAGAGGCAGCCTGA
- a CDS encoding aldo/keto reductase, producing MVDNDKLCRTKIPLNTGTGAIPALGFGTLIPDPVITRNATRAALEAGFRLLDTAERYKTEREVGEAMQEVFQKRDIKREDVFVITKLWNTNHRPDRARLAFESSLEKLQLEFVDLYLIHTPFAFQPGEEQDPRDANGNVIYDQSVTLLDTWRALESLVDDGRCRAIGLSDVGLEQTREIFEAARIKPAVVHVESHPYLPEWELLDYCKKNGIVLQAFAALGHSSEPSLLKDPVITSIAKRVNKTPAQVLLAWAIQRGTACLTTSKTPSRIKENFNVSAIPEDALREITEGIKSRVRFNAVVETGVPGFIPRGK from the coding sequence ATGGTAGACAACGACAAACTTTGTCGCACTAAGATCCCCCTCAACACGGGAACCGGCGCGATCCCTGCGCTCGGCTTCGGCACTCTCATTCCCGATCCCGTAATAACCCGAAACGCGACCCGGGCAGCGCTGGAGGCAGGATTTCGCTTGCTCGATACCGCCGAACGTTACAAAACGGAAAGGGAGGTCGGCGAAGCGATGCAGGAGGTGTTCCAAAAACGGGACATCAAGCGCGAGGATGTGTTCGTCATTACGAAGCTTTGGAACACGAATCACCGTCCTGACCGCGCCAGGCTCGCTTTCGAGTCCAGCCTCGAGAAACTCCAACTTGAATTCGTCGATCTCTATCTCATTCACACCCCCTTCGCGTTTCAGCCGGGAGAAGAGCAAGATCCGAGGGATGCGAACGGCAATGTAATCTATGACCAGAGCGTAACGCTGTTGGACACGTGGAGGGCTCTTGAGAGTCTGGTCGACGACGGCCGGTGCAGGGCCATTGGTTTATCCGACGTCGGCCTAGAGCAGACCCGGGAAATTTTCGAGGCGGCGAGAATCAAGCCGGCGGTTGTTCACGTCGAATCCCATCCGTATCTTCCGGAATGGGAATTGCTGGATTACTGCAAGAAGAATGGCATTGTGCTGCAAGCGTTCGCTGCTTTAGGCCATAGTAGCGAGCCCAGTTTGTTGAAAGATCCCGTCATCACGTCGATCGCCAAGCGAGTGAACAAGACTCCAGCGCAAGTCCTGCTGGCATGGGCCATTCAACGCGGGACGGCATGTCTGACTACCTCGAAGACCCCCAGCCGCATCAAGGAGAACTTCAATGTATCTGCCATTCCCGAAGACGCCCTGCGCGAGATTACTGAAGGAATCAAATCGCGCGTGAGGTTCAATGCCGTCGTCGAGACCGGCGTTCCGGGATTCATTCCGAGAGGAAAATGA
- a CDS encoding bifunctional serine/threonine-protein kinase/formylglycine-generating enzyme family protein translates to MRAREHNLRQALVGLSVDLQIDAICDRFEKDLWAGSQPELTDYLSYVEEEHRGQLFVELLLVDWELRSHDKDASDWRVYMTRFPHYASQIEEARLKHSGEPAPPPNVLAPSRLGHFLLLESIGEGTSGKVWRAFDPRLQRTVALKIPHAHRLTDNALNRFLREGRAAAQLSHPRIVPVYEVGKEGGSVYIVSAYVLGQNLRDWLYRSRPIAREAARMCASLADALDHAHERGVIHRDLKPSNIILDEALNPHITDFGLAKCANDSRNMTLDGEIVGTPAYMSPEQASGKGIAADRRTDIFALGVILYEMLTGSPPFDGPAAALLQKVVHADPLPPRRINRSIPRDLETICLKAISKSPDDRYWSAQEMAVDLRRVLDGRPIVARRPSPVERAWRWIRRRPAAAAVVGLFALLAAAMGIAAQLASENHALLGLRTVTMTTSPAGAKVTFVPLDADLGEPLPDKAIRPRQRSPFSLEVPAGEYLVVAVLDDGRFNEVYRRVPREAETLPGIYAHLRWKQAADGSINLPKIRIPDADVTSNMALIAAPPSADPKSSKHSSDGAFYIDCKEFTVAEYRQFSHGKDPMDKRWRPVPDDYAVTVSFDLALALAESRGKRLPTENEFVLAASHRAPAPNPEASTDEGEPENGVGPVGFPSVDRTHTEPQVVGLCSNVAEWTVSRFTKPRPEVAAFILEPRERIVRGGNMRSTMGESSVTTIHKSTLPVVVSEGAVRPGLGFRCVRSATPRFVND, encoded by the coding sequence ATGCGAGCTAGAGAGCATAATCTTCGTCAGGCACTTGTCGGATTGAGTGTCGACCTGCAGATCGACGCCATCTGCGATCGCTTCGAAAAGGATTTGTGGGCCGGCAGCCAGCCTGAGCTAACAGATTACCTCTCCTACGTCGAAGAAGAACACCGCGGCCAATTGTTTGTCGAGCTGTTGCTGGTCGACTGGGAGCTGCGCAGTCACGATAAAGACGCGTCGGATTGGCGCGTCTACATGACCCGATTCCCGCATTACGCGTCGCAGATCGAGGAAGCTCGTTTAAAACATTCCGGCGAGCCCGCTCCGCCGCCGAACGTACTGGCCCCTTCGCGTCTTGGCCACTTTCTGCTTTTGGAAAGCATTGGCGAAGGAACGAGTGGCAAGGTCTGGAGAGCCTTTGATCCGCGGTTGCAGCGAACCGTGGCACTAAAGATCCCGCATGCGCACCGGCTGACGGACAATGCCCTGAATCGCTTTTTGCGCGAGGGGCGTGCCGCGGCACAACTTAGTCATCCCCGCATCGTGCCTGTATACGAGGTGGGCAAGGAAGGGGGCTCCGTATATATCGTCTCGGCGTATGTGCTCGGACAGAACTTGCGAGATTGGTTGTATCGATCGCGGCCTATAGCGCGCGAGGCTGCGAGAATGTGCGCATCGCTTGCTGACGCTTTGGATCACGCCCATGAGCGAGGCGTGATTCATCGCGACCTGAAGCCCAGTAACATCATCCTGGATGAGGCACTCAATCCGCACATCACCGATTTTGGTCTAGCAAAATGCGCGAACGACAGCCGCAACATGACGCTGGACGGCGAGATTGTGGGCACGCCGGCCTACATGTCTCCGGAGCAGGCTAGTGGCAAGGGGATCGCAGCCGACCGGCGGACCGACATTTTTGCGCTCGGCGTCATTCTTTATGAAATGCTGACGGGCAGCCCCCCTTTCGATGGCCCCGCTGCGGCGCTGCTTCAAAAGGTCGTCCATGCGGATCCGCTTCCGCCCAGGCGCATTAACCGCTCGATTCCACGCGACCTCGAGACGATCTGCCTGAAGGCGATATCGAAGTCGCCCGACGACCGCTACTGGTCAGCGCAAGAGATGGCCGTCGATTTGCGGCGTGTGCTGGACGGCCGGCCCATCGTCGCGCGCCGTCCTAGTCCCGTGGAGCGAGCTTGGCGATGGATTCGTCGCCGCCCTGCGGCTGCTGCCGTCGTCGGGTTGTTTGCGCTACTGGCAGCGGCGATGGGCATTGCCGCGCAATTAGCGTCCGAAAATCATGCCTTGCTTGGCCTGCGTACCGTTACCATGACAACTTCGCCAGCAGGCGCAAAGGTAACCTTCGTACCACTCGATGCCGATCTCGGTGAGCCGCTGCCGGATAAGGCGATTCGGCCGCGGCAACGCTCCCCGTTTTCGCTCGAGGTGCCCGCCGGAGAGTATCTTGTCGTCGCCGTGCTTGACGATGGTCGATTTAACGAAGTGTATCGCCGCGTACCGCGAGAGGCGGAGACTCTTCCAGGCATATACGCACATCTACGCTGGAAGCAGGCGGCCGACGGATCGATCAATTTACCGAAGATTCGCATTCCCGACGCGGACGTAACTAGCAATATGGCATTGATCGCCGCGCCCCCTAGCGCCGACCCCAAGAGCAGCAAGCATAGCAGCGACGGCGCGTTCTATATCGATTGCAAGGAGTTCACGGTAGCAGAGTACCGACAATTTTCGCACGGCAAGGACCCGATGGACAAGCGCTGGCGTCCAGTTCCCGACGATTATGCTGTCACGGTCTCGTTCGATCTTGCCCTGGCACTAGCGGAAAGTCGCGGCAAGCGTCTGCCAACGGAAAACGAGTTTGTCCTCGCTGCATCACACCGCGCGCCAGCTCCGAATCCGGAGGCAAGCACCGACGAAGGAGAGCCCGAAAACGGGGTGGGGCCGGTCGGTTTTCCGTCCGTGGACCGCACTCACACAGAACCGCAAGTGGTCGGTCTTTGTAGCAATGTCGCCGAGTGGACCGTGTCGCGGTTCACGAAGCCAAGGCCAGAAGTGGCAGCTTTTATACTTGAACCGCGCGAGCGCATCGTACGTGGCGGGAACATGCGATCGACGATGGGCGAGTCTTCGGTGACGACGATTCATAAGTCGACATTGCCCGTCGTCGTTTCCGAGGGAGCGGTCCGCCCAGGCCTGGGCTTTCGCTGCGTACGCAGCGCCACGCCACGATTCGTCAACGATTGA
- a CDS encoding DHA2 family efflux MFS transporter permease subunit, producing MSTVAVASVATSRPAINGWLVAGAVIIPTFMEVLDTTVAIVSLRYIAGDLSAAVVDAEWVLTCYLAANATILPISGWLSARLGRRNYFLLSIAVFTIASALCGMATSLWQIIVFRIIQGLAGGGLQPSSQAILIDSFPAEKQGMAMTMFGIAALTAPVVGPTLGGYLSDYQSWRWIFYINIPIGCLAFAVTYLVVEDPDYLRKERARLLRMPLNFDYIGLALLALVMSAWEVLITKGQEWDWLGDPFGKVQTLLLIFVVGGACLVFWEMRRENPVVNFRPLGERNFWVCCLIIFFAYAILYGTSTSLPGLLQSLFGYDAFHSGLIMSPSGLASVSMLLICGVLLGRGVDARWLIGGGMLVVAFGGYSMSLMNLEITPWQAIWPRVVTIAGLGMAFAPLNVAAFLYTPRHLRAAAVGMFALLRNEGGSFGTSMARTVQVRRDQLHSSRVGEFLDPFNSAVSSYLDRTQAFFFRITGDAPRSQRMALQRLADLREQQAQSMSYFDVFFVAGVLGVALALLVLLMKRSVAEKGAHVGAE from the coding sequence ATGAGCACCGTCGCAGTTGCATCGGTGGCAACTAGTCGCCCGGCCATCAATGGCTGGCTCGTCGCCGGTGCCGTGATCATTCCCACATTCATGGAAGTCCTGGACACGACGGTTGCGATTGTCTCACTGCGTTACATCGCGGGCGACCTGTCGGCGGCCGTGGTCGACGCCGAATGGGTGCTGACCTGCTATCTCGCCGCGAATGCCACGATTCTTCCGATTTCTGGCTGGCTCTCGGCTCGCCTGGGTCGTCGCAACTATTTTCTCTTGTCGATCGCAGTCTTCACCATCGCCTCGGCTTTGTGCGGTATGGCCACCAGCCTATGGCAGATCATCGTGTTCCGCATCATCCAGGGTCTGGCCGGCGGCGGACTGCAGCCATCCAGCCAGGCCATCCTGATTGACAGTTTCCCGGCCGAGAAACAGGGGATGGCGATGACTATGTTCGGCATCGCGGCGTTAACGGCGCCAGTTGTCGGACCGACGCTCGGTGGCTACCTATCCGATTATCAAAGTTGGCGCTGGATCTTTTACATCAATATCCCGATCGGCTGTCTTGCCTTCGCAGTGACTTACCTCGTTGTCGAAGACCCGGACTATCTCCGTAAGGAGCGTGCCCGGCTGCTGCGAATGCCGCTCAACTTCGATTACATCGGCCTGGCACTACTGGCATTGGTTATGTCCGCATGGGAAGTGCTGATCACCAAGGGCCAGGAATGGGACTGGTTGGGGGACCCTTTCGGAAAGGTCCAGACGTTGTTGTTGATATTTGTGGTAGGCGGAGCGTGCCTGGTTTTCTGGGAAATGCGCAGAGAAAATCCTGTCGTCAATTTTCGGCCACTTGGCGAACGTAACTTTTGGGTCTGCTGCCTTATCATTTTCTTCGCATACGCGATCCTGTACGGCACGAGTACATCACTGCCGGGATTGCTCCAGTCATTATTTGGCTACGATGCCTTTCACTCGGGGCTGATCATGTCGCCGTCCGGCCTCGCGTCGGTCTCGATGCTGCTGATCTGTGGTGTTTTGCTCGGTCGTGGCGTTGACGCCCGCTGGTTGATCGGCGGCGGAATGCTTGTCGTGGCGTTCGGCGGCTATTCAATGTCATTGATGAATCTAGAGATTACCCCCTGGCAAGCGATCTGGCCGCGTGTCGTCACGATCGCCGGCCTGGGGATGGCCTTTGCCCCGCTCAACGTGGCCGCTTTTCTCTACACCCCCCGTCATTTGCGCGCCGCGGCCGTGGGCATGTTCGCACTGCTCCGCAACGAAGGGGGCAGTTTTGGTACGTCGATGGCCCGGACCGTGCAGGTGCGTCGCGACCAGTTACATTCTTCGCGCGTCGGAGAATTCCTCGATCCGTTCAATTCCGCTGTTAGCTCGTATCTGGACCGAACGCAGGCATTTTTCTTTCGGATAACAGGAGATGCCCCTCGATCGCAGCGGATGGCACTGCAAAGGTTGGCCGACCTTAGAGAGCAACAAGCGCAATCGATGTCCTATTTCGATGTCTTTTTCGTGGCAGGCGTCTTGGGAGTAGCGCTCGCACTTTTGGTGCTCCTCATGAAGCGATCGGTTGCCGAAAAGGGTGCCCATGTCGGTGCGGAATAG
- a CDS encoding DUF1559 domain-containing protein, with protein sequence MIQQPLGNQRSAFTLVELLASIAIIGLLIALMLPAIQTAREASRRATCANNLKQIGLALLSYENAQHVGPIGVSGQAGCGMSWWASTLPFLEQAAVSDRLDYSGSSTGFLLLHAGNAQVVNGLQIPSLACPSSTLDQMYPVGISSVQMPSYVGISGASNDLGFPETRVNTCCAPGGNLGQISAGGMLVPNRSIAYAEVTDGLSNTIAVGECSDNVYNANGVAMRIDGGLPLGWIAGTFELGTPPKYAADPAKPKMSYNITTVRYRPNMRDYTQPGIINDHGPNNPLVSSHPGGVHAAVADGAVHFLNDNMDVTVLKALSTRDDGIPALVP encoded by the coding sequence ATGATCCAACAGCCCCTCGGCAATCAGCGATCGGCATTCACGCTCGTTGAATTACTGGCGTCGATAGCCATTATTGGTTTGTTGATTGCGCTAATGCTTCCCGCGATTCAAACGGCGCGCGAAGCAAGTCGCCGCGCCACCTGCGCCAACAATCTCAAGCAGATCGGTTTAGCGCTGCTGAGCTATGAAAACGCGCAGCATGTTGGCCCGATCGGCGTCAGCGGGCAAGCGGGATGTGGAATGTCCTGGTGGGCGTCGACGTTGCCGTTCCTCGAGCAAGCAGCCGTTTCCGATCGCCTCGACTATTCTGGATCTTCCACCGGCTTCCTGCTTTTACATGCGGGCAATGCGCAAGTCGTCAATGGACTGCAAATTCCTAGTTTGGCTTGCCCTTCGAGCACTTTGGACCAGATGTACCCGGTTGGAATTAGTTCAGTGCAAATGCCCTCTTACGTGGGAATCTCAGGTGCGTCTAACGATCTGGGGTTTCCCGAGACGCGCGTTAACACTTGTTGCGCCCCGGGCGGCAATCTGGGACAGATATCCGCTGGCGGAATGCTCGTCCCCAATCGCAGCATCGCTTATGCCGAGGTGACGGATGGGTTGTCGAACACCATCGCTGTCGGCGAATGTTCGGATAACGTGTACAACGCCAACGGAGTTGCCATGCGCATCGACGGAGGTCTTCCGCTGGGATGGATTGCCGGAACCTTCGAGTTGGGCACACCGCCGAAGTATGCAGCGGATCCCGCAAAACCGAAGATGAGTTACAATATTACGACAGTCCGCTACCGTCCAAATATGCGAGATTACACGCAACCGGGGATTATCAACGATCACGGGCCGAACAATCCCCTCGTGTCATCGCATCCAGGGGGTGTGCATGCGGCGGTCGCCGACGGCGCTGTCCACTTTCTCAACGACAACATGGATGTCACCGTGCTCAAGGCACTTTCAACTCGCGACGACGGAATTCCGGCTTTGGTGCCCTAG
- a CDS encoding TetR/AcrR family transcriptional regulator, whose protein sequence is MATLKTKKPPAASERDRAVEIYGKAAEIFHERGFDATSMSSIASAVDLTKAGLYYYVESKEDLLYAIINFAMERLETTVIEPSRELSDPQQRLLSIVTRHAQLLTEGNKAITLLTDEIDGLKPKHRKQILDRKRAYFELVRGTLDELNDRGRLRDVDTTVAAFSLFGTLLWLPRWFRVGGTLSSEEVVQQIVRLVTGGLLKSKGKSTPA, encoded by the coding sequence GTGGCAACGTTAAAAACCAAAAAGCCGCCGGCGGCATCCGAACGCGATCGCGCGGTCGAAATCTACGGCAAGGCGGCCGAGATTTTTCACGAGCGGGGCTTTGATGCCACCTCGATGAGCAGCATTGCCTCGGCCGTCGATCTCACTAAGGCCGGACTGTACTACTACGTAGAAAGCAAAGAAGACTTGCTCTACGCCATCATCAATTTCGCCATGGAACGACTCGAAACCACGGTGATCGAGCCTTCCCGCGAATTATCCGATCCCCAGCAGCGGCTACTGAGCATCGTCACCCGGCACGCACAATTGCTGACCGAGGGAAACAAGGCGATCACCCTGCTGACGGATGAAATCGACGGTTTGAAACCTAAGCATCGTAAGCAGATCCTGGACCGCAAACGGGCATATTTCGAGTTGGTGCGCGGCACGCTCGATGAGTTGAACGATCGTGGCCGATTGCGCGACGTCGATACGACCGTCGCCGCCTTCAGCTTGTTCGGCACGCTGCTTTGGCTGCCGCGATGGTTTCGCGTCGGAGGGACGCTCAGCAGCGAAGAGGTTGTTCAACAAATCGTCCGCCTGGTTACCGGCGGACTGTTGAAATCGAAAGGCAAAAGTACGCCAGCATGA
- a CDS encoding ECF-type sigma factor, producing the protein MSLQNSVSEWLCSLKAGEVAHVANLWDRYREQLVEIASRRLAGKPKAVADEDDVAQAVFFSLCRGALAGRFDNVNDRDELWWLLLAITKQKSVDLIRRNVTAKRGGNRVYAESALADSNAAAGQFSFDQLVSDCPTPETLAILEEQSRRLLGLLPNAELAKIAALRVEGYSVIEIANILSVSKRAIERKLHLIRNAWSQELIHAS; encoded by the coding sequence ATGTCACTTCAGAACTCGGTCAGCGAATGGCTTTGCTCCTTGAAAGCTGGGGAAGTTGCGCACGTAGCGAATCTCTGGGACCGGTATCGGGAACAGTTGGTTGAAATCGCAAGTCGACGCCTTGCGGGCAAACCCAAAGCGGTCGCCGATGAGGACGATGTTGCGCAGGCCGTCTTTTTTAGTCTGTGCCGGGGCGCCTTAGCCGGCCGCTTCGACAATGTAAACGATCGTGATGAGCTATGGTGGCTGTTGTTAGCGATTACCAAACAAAAGTCGGTGGATCTGATTCGCCGCAATGTTACAGCCAAACGCGGAGGCAACCGTGTGTATGCCGAGTCGGCATTAGCCGATAGTAACGCCGCGGCAGGGCAATTTTCGTTCGACCAACTTGTCAGCGACTGCCCCACGCCTGAAACACTCGCGATTCTCGAAGAGCAAAGTCGGCGCTTGCTTGGTTTGCTTCCGAATGCCGAGCTCGCTAAAATTGCAGCTCTTAGAGTAGAAGGCTATTCTGTAATTGAAATTGCTAACATTCTTTCTGTAAGTAAACGCGCCATCGAGCGTAAGCTGCATTTGATTCGTAACGCGTGGAGCCAGGAGTTAATCCATGCGAGCTAG
- a CDS encoding electron transfer flavoprotein subunit beta/FixA family protein has translation MNIIVCIKQILDPEIPARDFRVDGAKRQAERGSANLVTNIFCENALETALQVRDAHGGKITVVTCGGVEAEEVLRKALALKADEAVLLESPIENPDPLFVARTLAAGIRKLEPFDVVLVGREAGDWGAGQTGGLLAEELSTPCIAFAESFAPGTEPGRLQVKRQTDNGWEGFESSTPLVITITNHDKNVPRIPKTRDVMQSYRKPLTKWPLAELGIDVDSNGGYSHIADLFVPVKETHCEFLSGDTLEAKVDALAERLAGIIRSI, from the coding sequence ATGAACATCATCGTTTGTATCAAGCAGATTCTCGACCCCGAGATTCCTGCTCGCGATTTTCGCGTCGATGGCGCAAAACGCCAAGCCGAACGCGGCAGCGCCAACTTGGTTACCAACATTTTCTGCGAAAACGCACTCGAGACGGCGCTGCAGGTTCGCGACGCCCACGGCGGCAAAATCACGGTCGTAACGTGCGGGGGCGTCGAGGCGGAAGAGGTGCTGCGAAAGGCACTCGCATTGAAGGCGGATGAGGCCGTATTGCTCGAATCGCCGATCGAAAACCCCGATCCTCTTTTCGTCGCCCGCACGCTGGCCGCCGGCATTCGCAAGCTGGAGCCGTTCGACGTGGTGCTTGTCGGGCGCGAGGCGGGCGACTGGGGGGCAGGCCAAACAGGTGGACTCTTAGCCGAAGAATTAAGCACGCCCTGCATTGCGTTCGCCGAGTCGTTCGCGCCCGGCACCGAACCAGGCCGGCTGCAAGTCAAACGACAAACCGACAACGGCTGGGAAGGCTTCGAGTCGTCGACACCGCTCGTGATTACGATCACGAACCATGATAAGAACGTGCCGCGCATTCCGAAAACGCGTGATGTGATGCAGTCGTACCGCAAGCCTTTGACGAAATGGCCGTTGGCTGAGCTAGGGATCGACGTCGATTCGAACGGCGGTTATTCCCACATCGCCGACCTTTTTGTGCCCGTCAAGGAAACGCATTGCGAGTTCCTGTCCGGCGATACGCTGGAAGCTAAGGTCGACGCTCTCGCCGAGCGTTTAGCCGGGATCATCCGTTCGATTTAA
- a CDS encoding HlyD family secretion protein: MRAAPAEEVTHADNPATAAPTSPVAGSPSRFSRKRLILAGIVAGAAAAGYVVVPMVRTALNTVSTDDAYVNGHVTFVAPRVAGYVTAVLVDDNQRVRAGDLLAQLDKEPYQVQVNIKTSALMAAKRELATAMAQAQGLAGQARRSRFKLDHVMEDVRNQIELLKSNVAQLKVEEANLTFAESDYERGNNLVVKGAISQQDFDRYKAALKVAINRVSSAKQSIQQTRVSLGLPIDHENPLDMPEDLDETSSVVQEALAELYGNATQLGFNPPTWSGTPKQFKEAFYSQDPDKNLDRIFERLIPESPAIKQTEAKVAQAQDDLAQAELNLRYCDIVSEIDGQVTSRNVNPGNYVQIGQSLMAVRSLTEIWIDANFKETQLRDQRIGQRVRCEVDMYGHRQEFEGRITGFTMGTGTTLALLPPQNATGNFVKIVQRLPVRIELTDYDPEKVPLFIGLSVVPYVYVKEPATGPHAGELLQPFATLPQSPVAPKP; the protein is encoded by the coding sequence ATGCGTGCGGCACCGGCCGAAGAAGTAACGCACGCAGACAACCCGGCGACTGCGGCCCCGACGTCGCCCGTGGCGGGCTCACCGTCGCGCTTCTCGCGCAAACGATTGATCCTGGCGGGAATTGTGGCGGGAGCGGCGGCCGCTGGATATGTCGTGGTTCCGATGGTGCGGACCGCGCTGAATACGGTTTCCACCGACGATGCGTATGTCAACGGTCATGTGACCTTCGTTGCGCCGCGGGTTGCCGGATACGTGACCGCGGTACTGGTGGATGACAACCAGCGCGTGAGAGCGGGGGACTTGTTGGCTCAGCTTGATAAGGAACCGTACCAGGTTCAGGTGAACATCAAGACGTCGGCGCTCATGGCGGCAAAACGGGAATTGGCGACGGCAATGGCGCAGGCGCAAGGCCTCGCCGGTCAGGCCCGCCGCAGTCGCTTCAAGCTCGATCATGTGATGGAGGATGTCCGGAATCAGATCGAACTGCTGAAGTCTAACGTCGCGCAACTGAAGGTCGAGGAAGCGAATCTAACGTTCGCGGAGAGCGATTACGAACGCGGCAACAATCTTGTCGTGAAGGGCGCGATCAGCCAGCAAGATTTTGATCGATACAAGGCCGCGCTGAAAGTGGCCATCAATCGGGTGAGCAGCGCTAAGCAATCGATTCAACAAACGCGCGTCAGCCTCGGATTGCCGATCGATCACGAGAACCCCTTGGATATGCCGGAGGATTTGGATGAGACCTCATCGGTGGTGCAAGAAGCATTAGCGGAACTTTACGGCAACGCTACGCAGTTGGGTTTCAATCCGCCGACCTGGAGTGGGACGCCGAAACAATTCAAGGAGGCGTTTTACTCGCAGGATCCCGACAAGAATTTGGACCGGATCTTCGAGCGGCTGATTCCCGAGTCGCCTGCCATTAAGCAAACCGAAGCCAAGGTCGCACAGGCCCAAGACGACCTCGCGCAAGCCGAGTTGAACCTTCGCTATTGCGACATCGTGAGCGAAATCGACGGTCAGGTCACCAGCCGCAACGTGAACCCTGGTAATTATGTCCAAATTGGTCAGAGTCTGATGGCCGTGCGCTCGCTCACCGAAATTTGGATCGATGCCAACTTCAAGGAAACACAACTGCGCGACCAACGCATCGGCCAGCGCGTGCGTTGCGAGGTCGACATGTATGGCCATCGACAGGAGTTCGAGGGCCGGATTACCGGATTCACGATGGGAACCGGCACAACGCTTGCGCTGCTTCCCCCTCAGAACGCGACGGGCAATTTCGTGAAGATTGTCCAGCGTTTGCCCGTCCGCATCGAGCTGACGGACTACGATCCCGAAAAGGTCCCGTTATTCATCGGCCTGTCGGTCGTGCCTTACGTGTACGTCAAGGAGCCGGCCACGGGCCCGCACGCCGGGGAACTCTTGCAACCCTTTGCTACGCTTCCACAATCTCCGGTGGCACCGAAACCGTAA